From the genome of Coffea eugenioides isolate CCC68of unplaced genomic scaffold, Ceug_1.0 ScVebR1_1515;HRSCAF=2378, whole genome shotgun sequence, one region includes:
- the LOC113755479 gene encoding uncharacterized protein LOC113755479 encodes MARTKKGAVKSPPPNKRGEASTSRQPRLKRKASRRLQLEDEPSSGEDTQQQEEQDAQGDQEEEVPYDKSRFTSAENEAWYNARRGAKVLVEKDVTSDAEEVYHLKASFAKLGWENFFNIPNFYYEELVREFYANVEDKKVFHYDTEVITSTVRGRKVRVHRADLERYLHVSDVGRKVDLKKAFKPNDLDSWNMLEALVRLGVEYKATRTTGRYSVLTSSFPESQRLLIYLFAANIIPRASGTNEARTSDIYFLDKMKHGLGNIQGIPLGSIITNHMWAVVRSNDIKHAFPYPRFLTFEFQRVGVDFSNAFPTGLKKKDVFTLDFCRFILKSKDGGGPSTQGGAQGDIRQEEEVEIERIEGAQGVETTTPPVSNEPSSSRPPTSPQDTRSFFKKIMDKLLCVEAEVKKSRQENKQNSERLRRIETKLGIEAPPTPPSSPDQATT; translated from the coding sequence ATGGCTCGCACTAAGAAAGGTGCAGTGAAATCTCCTCCTCCTAACAAGAGAGGAGAAGCTTCGACGTCTAGACAACCGCgcttgaaaagaaaagcaagtagACGTCTACAGCTTGAGGACGAGCCATCATCTGGAGAGGATACTCAacaacaagaggaacaagaTGCACAAGGGGACCAAGAGGAGGAAGTCCCTTATGATAAGTCGCGCTTCACCTCCGCCGAAAATGAAGCTTGGTACAATGCTAGGAGGGGAGCTAAGGTATTGGTGGAAAAGGATGTCACCTCGGATGCCGAGGAGGTCTACCATCTCAAGGCCTCCTTTGCCAAATTGGGATGGGAAAATTTCTTTAACATCCCAAACTTCTATTATGAGGAGCTTGTCCGAGAATTCTATGCAAATGTGGAGGACAAGAAGGTTTTTCACTACGACACGGAGGTGATTACTAGTACAGTGCGAGGGAGAAAAGTTCGAGTCCATAGAGCTGATTTGGAGCGCTATCTTCATGTTTCGGATGTGGGGCGCAAGGTAGATTTGAAGAAAGCCTTCAAACCCAATGATTTGGACTCTTGGAACATGCTAGAGGCACTTGTACGTTTGGGGGTTGAGTACAAGGCTACTCGAACGACGGGGCGATATTCGGTATTGACTTCATCATTTCCGGAGTCGCAACGTCTCCTTATTTACCTATTTGCCGCCAATATCATTCCGAGGGCAAGTGGAACCAATGAGGCGCGCACAAGTGACATCTATTTCTTGGATAAAATGAAGCATGGCTTAGGAAACATCCAAGGCATTCCATTGGGAAGCATTATCACCAACCACATGTGGGCTGTGGTTCGCAGTAACGACATCAAACATGCTTTCCCGTATCCTCGGTTCTTGACCTTCGAGTTTCAAAGGGTTGGAGTGGATTTTTCTAACGCTTTCCCTACAGGTCTCAAGAAGAAGGACGTCTTTACATTGGATTTTTGCAGGTTCATTTTGAAGAGTAAAGACGGCGGTGGTCCTTCAACTCAAGGAGGTGCTCAAGGGGACATTAGGCAAGAGGAGGAAGTTGAAATTGAACGAATTGAAGGGGCTCAAGGGGTTGAGACAACTACCCCGCCGGTCTCAAATGAACCGTCTTCCTCACGGCCTCCAACCTCACCTCAAGACACTCGGTCGTTTTTCAAGAAGATAATGGACAAGCTGCTTTGTGTCGAGGCTGAGGTAAAGAAAAGCCGCCAAGAGAATAAGCAGAATTCCGAGCGTCTTCGTCGCATCGAGACCAAGCTGGGTATTGAAGCTCCTCCGACTCCACCATCTTCACCTGACCAAGCGACTACTTGA